The following coding sequences lie in one Micromonospora sp. R77 genomic window:
- the mraZ gene encoding division/cell wall cluster transcriptional repressor MraZ has protein sequence MFLGTHTPRLDEKGRLILPAKFRDELAGGVVITKGQERCLYVFPMPEFQRIAEQLRAQPMTHKAARAYNRVFFASAHDEVPDKQGRVTIPAHLRSYAALDRDLVVIGASSRVEIWDRAAWEAYLEESEDDFADITEGVLPGGL, from the coding sequence ATGTTCCTCGGCACCCACACCCCACGCCTGGACGAAAAGGGCCGGTTGATCCTTCCGGCGAAGTTCCGGGACGAGCTGGCGGGGGGTGTCGTGATCACCAAAGGGCAGGAGCGCTGCCTCTACGTCTTCCCGATGCCCGAGTTCCAGCGCATCGCGGAGCAGTTGCGCGCGCAGCCGATGACGCACAAGGCGGCCCGGGCCTACAACCGGGTCTTCTTCGCCAGCGCGCACGACGAGGTGCCGGACAAGCAGGGCCGGGTGACGATCCCGGCGCACCTGCGCTCGTACGCCGCGCTCGACCGCGATCTGGTCGTGATCGGCGCGAGCAGCCGGGTGGAGATCTGGGACAGGGCGGCCTGGGAGGCCTACCTCGAGGAGAGCGAAGACGACTTCGCCGACATCACCGAGGGGGTGCTGCCCGGCGGTCTGTAG